A genomic stretch from Anoplolepis gracilipes chromosome 16, ASM4749672v1, whole genome shotgun sequence includes:
- the Pfk gene encoding ATP-dependent 6-phosphofructokinase isoform X2: MDSSMKRQGSSSFIWQFIYDSQWKVQQRNYYYKEYCDTAMGEEAPAQKFIKPGSHKGKSIAVFTSGGDSQGMNAAVRAVVRMGIYLGCRVYFIREGYQGMVNGGKNIEEATWSAVSCIIHKGGTVIGSARSQDFRERAGRRKAAKNLVNLGITNLVVIGGDGSLTGANLFREEWPELLKELVASGDITTEQSEKCKQLHIVGLVGSIDNDFCGTDMTIGTDSALHRIIESIDAIVSTAYSHQRVFIMEVMGRHCGYLAIVGALAAEADYVFFPECAPPVDWPEKLCRKLEQERLTGQRLNIIIVAEGAVDRNGDPITAEKVHKVVVEKLQQDTRITVLGHVQRGGNPSAFDRVLGCRMGAEAVMALVEATPDTEACVVTLDGNQAVRLPLMECVRRTKGVAQAMANKNWDLAVQLRGKGFERNLETYKMLTRLKAPDLDHNAIKDINGRALSKQYTLCGQDHYTVAVMHIGSPSCGMNAAVRSFVRNCIYRGDKVYGICDGVLGLLAGRLKLMDWPAVAGWVAEGGAKLGTKRTPPQEDQLPAIAQKLKEFEIQALLIIGGFEGYQTCLTFFKARDKYEEFRIPIAMIPATISNNVPGTEFSLGCDTALNEITEICDRIRQSAQGTKRRVFIIETMGGFCGYLATVAGLAGGADAAYIYEEKFNIKDLNHDVIAMAAKMSEGVERGLIIRNENANGNYNTEFIFRLFSEEGKGLFSCRSNILGHMQQGGSPTPFDRNLGTKMGAKAVEWFSDQLRKCTSPDGKTVTTAVDSAVMLGIIRRQYRYTPFAELIEVTDFEHRIPTYQWWMKLRPLLKVLAKHESTYEEEGLYITVEEMDQQKDPPLV, from the exons CTTCATCATTTATCTggcaatttatttatgattctcAATGGAAGGTTCAACAG agaaattattattataaggaATACTGCGATACAGCCATGGGTGAAGAGGCACCAgctcaaaaatttataaaacctGGGAGTCATAAGGGCAAGAGCATCGCCGTTTTTACTAGCGGTGGCGACTCTCAAG gAATGAATGCTGCTGTACGAGCGGTTGTAAGGATGGGTATTTATCTTGGCTGCAGGGTATACTTCATCAGAGAAGGCTACCAAGGTATGGTGAACGGTGGAAAAAACATCGAAGAAGCTACATGGTCGGCCGTGTCTTGCATCATCCACAag ggCGGTACAGTCATAGGCTCCGCTCGCAGTCAAGATTTCAGAGAACGCGCTGGTCGGCGAAAAGCTGCCAAGAACTTAGTTAATCTAGGTATAACCAATCTAGTGGTGATTGGCGGAGACGGTTCTCTCACAGGTGCTAATCTCTTCAGAGAAGAATGGCCTGAACTTCTAAAGGAACTCGTCGCGTCtg gAGATATAACTACCGAGCAGAgcgaaaaatgtaaacaaCTACACATTGTCGGACTAGTAGGTTCCATCGATAACGATTTCTGCGGCACGGACATGACGATTGGTACTGATTCAGCATTGCATCGCATCATTGAAAGTATAGACGCTATAGTTAGCACAGCTTACTCTCATCAGAGAGTATTTATAATGGAAGTTATGGGTCGTCATTGTGG GTATCTGGCTATCGTGGGCGCTTTAGCTGCGGAGGCTGACTATGTTTTCTTCCCAGAATGTGCGCCTCCCGTCGATTGGCCTGAAAAATTATGTAGAAAATTGGAACAG gAGAGACTCACTGGTCAAcgacttaatattattatcgttgCTGAAGGTGCGGTTGACAGAAATGGCGATCCAATCACAGCTGAAAAGGTCCATAAAGTAGTCGTAGAAAAATTACAGCAGGATACAAGAATTACCGTTCTGGGCCATGTACAAAGAGGCGGAAATCCTTCAGCCTTTGATAGAGTTTtg GGATGCCGGATGGGAGCTGAAGCTGTGATGGCTTTAGTGGAGGCAACACCCGACACAGAAGCGTGCGTTGTTACATTGGATGGTAACCAAGCTGTAAGATTACCACTCATGGAATGTGTTCGTCGTACGAAAGGTGTAGCGCAAGCTATGGCCAATAAAAATTGGGATCTTGCTGTCCAACTTCGAGGAAA gGGTTTTGAACGTAACTTGGAAACTTACAAAATGCTGACCCGTTTGAAAGCTCCGGATTTAGATCATAATGCAATCAAG GACATTAATGGCCGCGCATTATCAAAG CAATACACTTTATGTGGACAA GATCATTATACAGTAGCAGTCATGCATATAGGATCACCATCCTGTGGTATGAATGCAGCGGTTCGTTCTTTCGTTAGGAATTGTATCTATCGAGGTGATAag GTATATGGTATCTGTGATGGAGTGTTAGGTCTTTTGGCTGGGAGATTAAAATTGATGGATTGGCCAGCTGTCGCCGGTTGGGTCGCGGAGGGTGGCGCAAAGTTAGGAACGAAGCGGACACCGCCTCAGGAAGATCAATTACCCGCAATTgctcaaaaattaaaagaatttgaaatacAGGCACTGCTTATTATAGGTGGATTCGAG GGTTATCAAACTTGTCTCACATTTTTCAAAGCGAGAGATAAATACGAAGAGTTCAGGATTCCTATTGCTATGATTCCTGCAACTATTAGCAACAATGTGCCAGGCACTGAATTTTCATTGGGTTGTGATACAGCTTTGAATGAAATTACAGAA ATCTGCGATCGCATTCGACAATCGGCGCAAGGTACTAAACGCCGTGTATTCATAATCGAGACGATGGGTGGTTTTTGCGGATATTTGGCAACCGTTGCCGGTCTAGCTGGCGGTGCAGATGCGGCTTATATCTACGAAGagaagtttaatattaaagatttgaaTCATGATGTTATCGCCATGGCAGCGAAAATGTCAGAGGGTGTCGAGAGAGGCCTTATTATCAGGAACGAGAACGCCAACGGAAATTACAATACGGAGTTTATATTTAGACTTTTTAGTGAGGAAGGAAAAGGTTTATTCAGTTGTAGAAGCAATATACTCG gtcACATGCAACAAGGTGGCTCGCCGACTCCCTTTGATCGTAACTTGGGAACGAAGATGGGCGCTAAGGCAGTTGAATGGTTTAGCGATCAGCTGAGAAAATGCACTAGCCCCGATGGCAAAACGGTCACTACAGCTGTTGACAGTGCGGTGATGCTTGGTATTATCAGACGCCAGTATAGATATACGCCATTCGCGGAACTTATTGAAGTTACGGATTTCGA ACATCGTATTCCGACGTATCAATGGTGGATGAAACTGCGTCCATTGCTGAAAGTGTTGGCAAAGCACGAATCGACGTACGAAGAGGAAGGTCTTTACATAACCGTTGAAGAGATGGACCAACAAAAAGACCCGCCTCTCGTATAA
- the Pfk gene encoding ATP-dependent 6-phosphofructokinase isoform X1 codes for MDSSMKRQGSSSFIWQFIYDSQWKVQQRNYYYKEYCDTAMGEEAPAQKFIKPGSHKGKSIAVFTSGGDSQGMNAAVRAVVRMGIYLGCRVYFIREGYQGMVNGGKNIEEATWSAVSCIIHKGGTVIGSARSQDFRERAGRRKAAKNLVNLGITNLVVIGGDGSLTGANLFREEWPELLKELVASGDITTEQSEKCKQLHIVGLVGSIDNDFCGTDMTIGTDSALHRIIESIDAIVSTAYSHQRVFIMEVMGRHCGYLALVAAICCEADYVFIPEWPPEQEWPNKLCKKLLQERLTGQRLNIIIVAEGAVDRNGDPITAEKVHKVVVEKLQQDTRITVLGHVQRGGNPSAFDRVLGCRMGAEAVMALVEATPDTEACVVTLDGNQAVRLPLMECVRRTKGVAQAMANKNWDLAVQLRGKGFERNLETYKMLTRLKAPDLDHNAIKDINGRALSKQYTLCGQDHYTVAVMHIGSPSCGMNAAVRSFVRNCIYRGDKVYGICDGVLGLLAGRLKLMDWPAVAGWVAEGGAKLGTKRTPPQEDQLPAIAQKLKEFEIQALLIIGGFEGYQTCLTFFKARDKYEEFRIPIAMIPATISNNVPGTEFSLGCDTALNEITEICDRIRQSAQGTKRRVFIIETMGGFCGYLATVAGLAGGADAAYIYEEKFNIKDLNHDVIAMAAKMSEGVERGLIIRNENANGNYNTEFIFRLFSEEGKGLFSCRSNILGHMQQGGSPTPFDRNLGTKMGAKAVEWFSDQLRKCTSPDGKTVTTAVDSAVMLGIIRRQYRYTPFAELIEVTDFEHRIPTYQWWMKLRPLLKVLAKHESTYEEEGLYITVEEMDQQKDPPLV; via the exons CTTCATCATTTATCTggcaatttatttatgattctcAATGGAAGGTTCAACAG agaaattattattataaggaATACTGCGATACAGCCATGGGTGAAGAGGCACCAgctcaaaaatttataaaacctGGGAGTCATAAGGGCAAGAGCATCGCCGTTTTTACTAGCGGTGGCGACTCTCAAG gAATGAATGCTGCTGTACGAGCGGTTGTAAGGATGGGTATTTATCTTGGCTGCAGGGTATACTTCATCAGAGAAGGCTACCAAGGTATGGTGAACGGTGGAAAAAACATCGAAGAAGCTACATGGTCGGCCGTGTCTTGCATCATCCACAag ggCGGTACAGTCATAGGCTCCGCTCGCAGTCAAGATTTCAGAGAACGCGCTGGTCGGCGAAAAGCTGCCAAGAACTTAGTTAATCTAGGTATAACCAATCTAGTGGTGATTGGCGGAGACGGTTCTCTCACAGGTGCTAATCTCTTCAGAGAAGAATGGCCTGAACTTCTAAAGGAACTCGTCGCGTCtg gAGATATAACTACCGAGCAGAgcgaaaaatgtaaacaaCTACACATTGTCGGACTAGTAGGTTCCATCGATAACGATTTCTGCGGCACGGACATGACGATTGGTACTGATTCAGCATTGCATCGCATCATTGAAAGTATAGACGCTATAGTTAGCACAGCTTACTCTCATCAGAGAGTATTTATAATGGAAGTTATGGGTCGTCATTGTGG TTATCTGGCTCTGGTGGCAGCTATATGTTGTGAGGCTGATTATGTTTTCATCCCAGAATGGCCACCCGAGCAGGAGTGGCCCAACAAGctgtgcaaaaaattattgcag gAGAGACTCACTGGTCAAcgacttaatattattatcgttgCTGAAGGTGCGGTTGACAGAAATGGCGATCCAATCACAGCTGAAAAGGTCCATAAAGTAGTCGTAGAAAAATTACAGCAGGATACAAGAATTACCGTTCTGGGCCATGTACAAAGAGGCGGAAATCCTTCAGCCTTTGATAGAGTTTtg GGATGCCGGATGGGAGCTGAAGCTGTGATGGCTTTAGTGGAGGCAACACCCGACACAGAAGCGTGCGTTGTTACATTGGATGGTAACCAAGCTGTAAGATTACCACTCATGGAATGTGTTCGTCGTACGAAAGGTGTAGCGCAAGCTATGGCCAATAAAAATTGGGATCTTGCTGTCCAACTTCGAGGAAA gGGTTTTGAACGTAACTTGGAAACTTACAAAATGCTGACCCGTTTGAAAGCTCCGGATTTAGATCATAATGCAATCAAG GACATTAATGGCCGCGCATTATCAAAG CAATACACTTTATGTGGACAA GATCATTATACAGTAGCAGTCATGCATATAGGATCACCATCCTGTGGTATGAATGCAGCGGTTCGTTCTTTCGTTAGGAATTGTATCTATCGAGGTGATAag GTATATGGTATCTGTGATGGAGTGTTAGGTCTTTTGGCTGGGAGATTAAAATTGATGGATTGGCCAGCTGTCGCCGGTTGGGTCGCGGAGGGTGGCGCAAAGTTAGGAACGAAGCGGACACCGCCTCAGGAAGATCAATTACCCGCAATTgctcaaaaattaaaagaatttgaaatacAGGCACTGCTTATTATAGGTGGATTCGAG GGTTATCAAACTTGTCTCACATTTTTCAAAGCGAGAGATAAATACGAAGAGTTCAGGATTCCTATTGCTATGATTCCTGCAACTATTAGCAACAATGTGCCAGGCACTGAATTTTCATTGGGTTGTGATACAGCTTTGAATGAAATTACAGAA ATCTGCGATCGCATTCGACAATCGGCGCAAGGTACTAAACGCCGTGTATTCATAATCGAGACGATGGGTGGTTTTTGCGGATATTTGGCAACCGTTGCCGGTCTAGCTGGCGGTGCAGATGCGGCTTATATCTACGAAGagaagtttaatattaaagatttgaaTCATGATGTTATCGCCATGGCAGCGAAAATGTCAGAGGGTGTCGAGAGAGGCCTTATTATCAGGAACGAGAACGCCAACGGAAATTACAATACGGAGTTTATATTTAGACTTTTTAGTGAGGAAGGAAAAGGTTTATTCAGTTGTAGAAGCAATATACTCG gtcACATGCAACAAGGTGGCTCGCCGACTCCCTTTGATCGTAACTTGGGAACGAAGATGGGCGCTAAGGCAGTTGAATGGTTTAGCGATCAGCTGAGAAAATGCACTAGCCCCGATGGCAAAACGGTCACTACAGCTGTTGACAGTGCGGTGATGCTTGGTATTATCAGACGCCAGTATAGATATACGCCATTCGCGGAACTTATTGAAGTTACGGATTTCGA ACATCGTATTCCGACGTATCAATGGTGGATGAAACTGCGTCCATTGCTGAAAGTGTTGGCAAAGCACGAATCGACGTACGAAGAGGAAGGTCTTTACATAACCGTTGAAGAGATGGACCAACAAAAAGACCCGCCTCTCGTATAA
- the Pfk gene encoding ATP-dependent 6-phosphofructokinase isoform X3: MDSSMKRQGSSSFIWQFIYDSQWKVQQRNYYYKEYCDTAMGEEAPAQKFIKPGSHKGKSIAVFTSGGDSQGMNAAVRAVVRMGIYLGCRVYFIREGYQGMVNGGKNIEEATWSAVSCIIHKGGTVIGSARSQDFRERAGRRKAAKNLVNLGITNLVVIGGDGSLTGANLFREEWPELLKELVASGDITTEQSEKCKQLHIVGLVGSIDNDFCGTDMTIGTDSALHRIIESIDAIVSTAYSHQRVFIMEVMGRHCGYLALVAAICCEADYVFIPEWPPEQEWPNKLCKKLLQERLTGQRLNIIIVAEGAVDRNGDPITAEKVHKVVVEKLQQDTRITVLGHVQRGGNPSAFDRVLGCRMGAEAVMALVEATPDTEACVVTLDGNQAVRLPLMECVRRTKGVAQAMANKNWDLAVQLRGKGFERNLETYKMLTRLKAPDLDHNAIKDINGRALSKDHYTVAVMHIGSPSCGMNAAVRSFVRNCIYRGDKVYGICDGVLGLLAGRLKLMDWPAVAGWVAEGGAKLGTKRTPPQEDQLPAIAQKLKEFEIQALLIIGGFEGYQTCLTFFKARDKYEEFRIPIAMIPATISNNVPGTEFSLGCDTALNEITEICDRIRQSAQGTKRRVFIIETMGGFCGYLATVAGLAGGADAAYIYEEKFNIKDLNHDVIAMAAKMSEGVERGLIIRNENANGNYNTEFIFRLFSEEGKGLFSCRSNILGHMQQGGSPTPFDRNLGTKMGAKAVEWFSDQLRKCTSPDGKTVTTAVDSAVMLGIIRRQYRYTPFAELIEVTDFEHRIPTYQWWMKLRPLLKVLAKHESTYEEEGLYITVEEMDQQKDPPLV; this comes from the exons CTTCATCATTTATCTggcaatttatttatgattctcAATGGAAGGTTCAACAG agaaattattattataaggaATACTGCGATACAGCCATGGGTGAAGAGGCACCAgctcaaaaatttataaaacctGGGAGTCATAAGGGCAAGAGCATCGCCGTTTTTACTAGCGGTGGCGACTCTCAAG gAATGAATGCTGCTGTACGAGCGGTTGTAAGGATGGGTATTTATCTTGGCTGCAGGGTATACTTCATCAGAGAAGGCTACCAAGGTATGGTGAACGGTGGAAAAAACATCGAAGAAGCTACATGGTCGGCCGTGTCTTGCATCATCCACAag ggCGGTACAGTCATAGGCTCCGCTCGCAGTCAAGATTTCAGAGAACGCGCTGGTCGGCGAAAAGCTGCCAAGAACTTAGTTAATCTAGGTATAACCAATCTAGTGGTGATTGGCGGAGACGGTTCTCTCACAGGTGCTAATCTCTTCAGAGAAGAATGGCCTGAACTTCTAAAGGAACTCGTCGCGTCtg gAGATATAACTACCGAGCAGAgcgaaaaatgtaaacaaCTACACATTGTCGGACTAGTAGGTTCCATCGATAACGATTTCTGCGGCACGGACATGACGATTGGTACTGATTCAGCATTGCATCGCATCATTGAAAGTATAGACGCTATAGTTAGCACAGCTTACTCTCATCAGAGAGTATTTATAATGGAAGTTATGGGTCGTCATTGTGG TTATCTGGCTCTGGTGGCAGCTATATGTTGTGAGGCTGATTATGTTTTCATCCCAGAATGGCCACCCGAGCAGGAGTGGCCCAACAAGctgtgcaaaaaattattgcag gAGAGACTCACTGGTCAAcgacttaatattattatcgttgCTGAAGGTGCGGTTGACAGAAATGGCGATCCAATCACAGCTGAAAAGGTCCATAAAGTAGTCGTAGAAAAATTACAGCAGGATACAAGAATTACCGTTCTGGGCCATGTACAAAGAGGCGGAAATCCTTCAGCCTTTGATAGAGTTTtg GGATGCCGGATGGGAGCTGAAGCTGTGATGGCTTTAGTGGAGGCAACACCCGACACAGAAGCGTGCGTTGTTACATTGGATGGTAACCAAGCTGTAAGATTACCACTCATGGAATGTGTTCGTCGTACGAAAGGTGTAGCGCAAGCTATGGCCAATAAAAATTGGGATCTTGCTGTCCAACTTCGAGGAAA gGGTTTTGAACGTAACTTGGAAACTTACAAAATGCTGACCCGTTTGAAAGCTCCGGATTTAGATCATAATGCAATCAAG GACATTAATGGCCGCGCATTATCAAAG GATCATTATACAGTAGCAGTCATGCATATAGGATCACCATCCTGTGGTATGAATGCAGCGGTTCGTTCTTTCGTTAGGAATTGTATCTATCGAGGTGATAag GTATATGGTATCTGTGATGGAGTGTTAGGTCTTTTGGCTGGGAGATTAAAATTGATGGATTGGCCAGCTGTCGCCGGTTGGGTCGCGGAGGGTGGCGCAAAGTTAGGAACGAAGCGGACACCGCCTCAGGAAGATCAATTACCCGCAATTgctcaaaaattaaaagaatttgaaatacAGGCACTGCTTATTATAGGTGGATTCGAG GGTTATCAAACTTGTCTCACATTTTTCAAAGCGAGAGATAAATACGAAGAGTTCAGGATTCCTATTGCTATGATTCCTGCAACTATTAGCAACAATGTGCCAGGCACTGAATTTTCATTGGGTTGTGATACAGCTTTGAATGAAATTACAGAA ATCTGCGATCGCATTCGACAATCGGCGCAAGGTACTAAACGCCGTGTATTCATAATCGAGACGATGGGTGGTTTTTGCGGATATTTGGCAACCGTTGCCGGTCTAGCTGGCGGTGCAGATGCGGCTTATATCTACGAAGagaagtttaatattaaagatttgaaTCATGATGTTATCGCCATGGCAGCGAAAATGTCAGAGGGTGTCGAGAGAGGCCTTATTATCAGGAACGAGAACGCCAACGGAAATTACAATACGGAGTTTATATTTAGACTTTTTAGTGAGGAAGGAAAAGGTTTATTCAGTTGTAGAAGCAATATACTCG gtcACATGCAACAAGGTGGCTCGCCGACTCCCTTTGATCGTAACTTGGGAACGAAGATGGGCGCTAAGGCAGTTGAATGGTTTAGCGATCAGCTGAGAAAATGCACTAGCCCCGATGGCAAAACGGTCACTACAGCTGTTGACAGTGCGGTGATGCTTGGTATTATCAGACGCCAGTATAGATATACGCCATTCGCGGAACTTATTGAAGTTACGGATTTCGA ACATCGTATTCCGACGTATCAATGGTGGATGAAACTGCGTCCATTGCTGAAAGTGTTGGCAAAGCACGAATCGACGTACGAAGAGGAAGGTCTTTACATAACCGTTGAAGAGATGGACCAACAAAAAGACCCGCCTCTCGTATAA
- the Pfk gene encoding ATP-dependent 6-phosphofructokinase isoform X4 has translation MDSSMKRQGSSSFIWQFIYDSQWKVQQRNYYYKEYCDTAMGEEAPAQKFIKPGSHKGKSIAVFTSGGDSQGMNAAVRAVVRMGIYLGCRVYFIREGYQGMVNGGKNIEEATWSAVSCIIHKGGTVIGSARSQDFRERAGRRKAAKNLVNLGITNLVVIGGDGSLTGANLFREEWPELLKELVASGDITTEQSEKCKQLHIVGLVGSIDNDFCGTDMTIGTDSALHRIIESIDAIVSTAYSHQRVFIMEVMGRHCGYLALVAAICCEADYVFIPEWPPEQEWPNKLCKKLLQERLTGQRLNIIIVAEGAVDRNGDPITAEKVHKVVVEKLQQDTRITVLGHVQRGGNPSAFDRVLGCRMGAEAVMALVEATPDTEACVVTLDGNQAVRLPLMECVRRTKGVAQAMANKNWDLAVQLRGKGFERNLETYKMLTRLKAPDLDHNAIKDHYTVAVMHIGSPSCGMNAAVRSFVRNCIYRGDKVYGICDGVLGLLAGRLKLMDWPAVAGWVAEGGAKLGTKRTPPQEDQLPAIAQKLKEFEIQALLIIGGFEGYQTCLTFFKARDKYEEFRIPIAMIPATISNNVPGTEFSLGCDTALNEITEICDRIRQSAQGTKRRVFIIETMGGFCGYLATVAGLAGGADAAYIYEEKFNIKDLNHDVIAMAAKMSEGVERGLIIRNENANGNYNTEFIFRLFSEEGKGLFSCRSNILGHMQQGGSPTPFDRNLGTKMGAKAVEWFSDQLRKCTSPDGKTVTTAVDSAVMLGIIRRQYRYTPFAELIEVTDFEHRIPTYQWWMKLRPLLKVLAKHESTYEEEGLYITVEEMDQQKDPPLV, from the exons CTTCATCATTTATCTggcaatttatttatgattctcAATGGAAGGTTCAACAG agaaattattattataaggaATACTGCGATACAGCCATGGGTGAAGAGGCACCAgctcaaaaatttataaaacctGGGAGTCATAAGGGCAAGAGCATCGCCGTTTTTACTAGCGGTGGCGACTCTCAAG gAATGAATGCTGCTGTACGAGCGGTTGTAAGGATGGGTATTTATCTTGGCTGCAGGGTATACTTCATCAGAGAAGGCTACCAAGGTATGGTGAACGGTGGAAAAAACATCGAAGAAGCTACATGGTCGGCCGTGTCTTGCATCATCCACAag ggCGGTACAGTCATAGGCTCCGCTCGCAGTCAAGATTTCAGAGAACGCGCTGGTCGGCGAAAAGCTGCCAAGAACTTAGTTAATCTAGGTATAACCAATCTAGTGGTGATTGGCGGAGACGGTTCTCTCACAGGTGCTAATCTCTTCAGAGAAGAATGGCCTGAACTTCTAAAGGAACTCGTCGCGTCtg gAGATATAACTACCGAGCAGAgcgaaaaatgtaaacaaCTACACATTGTCGGACTAGTAGGTTCCATCGATAACGATTTCTGCGGCACGGACATGACGATTGGTACTGATTCAGCATTGCATCGCATCATTGAAAGTATAGACGCTATAGTTAGCACAGCTTACTCTCATCAGAGAGTATTTATAATGGAAGTTATGGGTCGTCATTGTGG TTATCTGGCTCTGGTGGCAGCTATATGTTGTGAGGCTGATTATGTTTTCATCCCAGAATGGCCACCCGAGCAGGAGTGGCCCAACAAGctgtgcaaaaaattattgcag gAGAGACTCACTGGTCAAcgacttaatattattatcgttgCTGAAGGTGCGGTTGACAGAAATGGCGATCCAATCACAGCTGAAAAGGTCCATAAAGTAGTCGTAGAAAAATTACAGCAGGATACAAGAATTACCGTTCTGGGCCATGTACAAAGAGGCGGAAATCCTTCAGCCTTTGATAGAGTTTtg GGATGCCGGATGGGAGCTGAAGCTGTGATGGCTTTAGTGGAGGCAACACCCGACACAGAAGCGTGCGTTGTTACATTGGATGGTAACCAAGCTGTAAGATTACCACTCATGGAATGTGTTCGTCGTACGAAAGGTGTAGCGCAAGCTATGGCCAATAAAAATTGGGATCTTGCTGTCCAACTTCGAGGAAA gGGTTTTGAACGTAACTTGGAAACTTACAAAATGCTGACCCGTTTGAAAGCTCCGGATTTAGATCATAATGCAATCAAG GATCATTATACAGTAGCAGTCATGCATATAGGATCACCATCCTGTGGTATGAATGCAGCGGTTCGTTCTTTCGTTAGGAATTGTATCTATCGAGGTGATAag GTATATGGTATCTGTGATGGAGTGTTAGGTCTTTTGGCTGGGAGATTAAAATTGATGGATTGGCCAGCTGTCGCCGGTTGGGTCGCGGAGGGTGGCGCAAAGTTAGGAACGAAGCGGACACCGCCTCAGGAAGATCAATTACCCGCAATTgctcaaaaattaaaagaatttgaaatacAGGCACTGCTTATTATAGGTGGATTCGAG GGTTATCAAACTTGTCTCACATTTTTCAAAGCGAGAGATAAATACGAAGAGTTCAGGATTCCTATTGCTATGATTCCTGCAACTATTAGCAACAATGTGCCAGGCACTGAATTTTCATTGGGTTGTGATACAGCTTTGAATGAAATTACAGAA ATCTGCGATCGCATTCGACAATCGGCGCAAGGTACTAAACGCCGTGTATTCATAATCGAGACGATGGGTGGTTTTTGCGGATATTTGGCAACCGTTGCCGGTCTAGCTGGCGGTGCAGATGCGGCTTATATCTACGAAGagaagtttaatattaaagatttgaaTCATGATGTTATCGCCATGGCAGCGAAAATGTCAGAGGGTGTCGAGAGAGGCCTTATTATCAGGAACGAGAACGCCAACGGAAATTACAATACGGAGTTTATATTTAGACTTTTTAGTGAGGAAGGAAAAGGTTTATTCAGTTGTAGAAGCAATATACTCG gtcACATGCAACAAGGTGGCTCGCCGACTCCCTTTGATCGTAACTTGGGAACGAAGATGGGCGCTAAGGCAGTTGAATGGTTTAGCGATCAGCTGAGAAAATGCACTAGCCCCGATGGCAAAACGGTCACTACAGCTGTTGACAGTGCGGTGATGCTTGGTATTATCAGACGCCAGTATAGATATACGCCATTCGCGGAACTTATTGAAGTTACGGATTTCGA ACATCGTATTCCGACGTATCAATGGTGGATGAAACTGCGTCCATTGCTGAAAGTGTTGGCAAAGCACGAATCGACGTACGAAGAGGAAGGTCTTTACATAACCGTTGAAGAGATGGACCAACAAAAAGACCCGCCTCTCGTATAA